One region of Zingiber officinale cultivar Zhangliang chromosome 7B, Zo_v1.1, whole genome shotgun sequence genomic DNA includes:
- the LOC122005317 gene encoding chorion class B protein M3A5-like — protein MAKGQAEGKRSELASRSNEAVKAVKGLAWRLPVLKTQDLGKIGPGLGVGAGCGVGVGFGLFGGAGLGIGMPGLHFGVGAGVGCGIGLGFGYGVGKGVAFDENGKYTNVGKLFQRNVASNHQIGALVDEVVFNAKRLVQATSKEIEKWR, from the exons ATGGCGAAGGGACAAGCGGAGGGGAAGAGATCGGAGCTGGCGAGTCGTTCTAACGAGGCGGTGAAAGCGGTGAAAGGGCTCGCGTGGAGGCTCCCCGTCCTCAAAACCCAGGATCTCGGGAAGATCGGCCCTGGTCTTGGAGTTGGCGCTGGCTGCGGCGTCGGCGTTGGTTTCGGTCTTTTTGGAG GTGCGGGATTAGGGATAGGAATGCCTGGCCTACATTTCGGCGTTGGAGCTGGTGTTGGATGTGGAATAGGTCTAGGTTTTGGCTATGGAGTGGGAAAAGGAGTTGCatttgatgagaatggaaaatacACAAATGTGGGCAAGCTATTCCAAAGAAATGTGGCATCTAA TCATCAAATTGGTGCTTTAGTCGATGAGGTTGTATTCAATGCCAAAAGGCTAGTTCAAGCTACTTCGAAAGAGATCGAAAAATGGAGGTGA